From Aegilops tauschii subsp. strangulata cultivar AL8/78 chromosome 5, Aet v6.0, whole genome shotgun sequence:
tttgggtctatccacagtttgcaaccatcactctggatttgtgcatgcactccttacataatctcactatgttttattcctatgcatgtcagttattgtacacaatggaactgaacatgtagaggaaaatagacgagccttgcgtggcaataaaatttcatgcagacgtagctccatggtaggcgcaaaggcagcccccctccacccatttcagatcgtaatcaagacgaagataactgttctgtgggggattcagaagcagaagaccactcctatttaccccatgagatcttcgctctaacttggcatgctgatgttggttatatcatgcatatggtgccttgcattccttactttatacatcaaatatgtcaaatgcttagtttagacatgctttgtgtgaatgccatctgtttagtttattcatcgtttatgtgaattatgcaatgccatgttctttagccaggcatcatatatgtgaattttgcaatgccatcctgcttagccagtcatcttatatgtgaattatatcaggccatcctttttttcgttacgtattacatttgtcaacaatgttagtacattcaactactcttcgtgtgcatcagccatttgacacggtgatggaaaattctggagtgaaaacaaggtcttcagagcagactatgctatctgacgaagtgcatatctcgctggttacggatagctcctcagaggaggattgagagacagatgaccagtcctataccCCCCcagaggtgcatgctctaacttggcagggttatgttgctcatatcgtgcgtatggtatcttgcattgctatgtcatttgcttagtttagacatgatttgtgtgaatgccacctgtttagtgtctaattaccatatatgtgaattatgcaatgccatctttttgcaagacattatatatgtgaattatgcaatgctatattgttgcaaggcattatatatgtgaattatgcaatgccatgttgtttagccaagcgtcatatatgtgaattatatcatgccgtcctttttttgtatttctcattgcttttgtcgacaatgtttgtatattcaactgctcttcctgtgcatcagccatttgaattggtgatggagaaatctagattgaaaacaaggtcttgagagcagacaatgctacctggtgaagcagatatgttgctgcttacagatagctcttcagaggagcattcagaggcagatgaccagtcctattatccccctgaggtgtatgctcaaacttggcagggttatattactcatatcatgcatatgttgtattgcaatgcttagtttttacatcatatacgcGATGTTGAATgacatctccttagttgacacatcatatatgcgattgccctctactcacttccttagtatataaatcatctatttgaattatatcatgccataatgtttacatagacagcatgtatctgaattatggcatgccaacccattttctaaagacataacatagttatatcatctcatcctgttcacatagtcatcatattttgaattatgtcattctatccgtgaattatatcatgccatcatgtttccatcgacagcatgtttgtgatttatggcatgccatccactttaatagacacatcgtatagttatattatgtcatcctgtttacatagtcatcatattttgaagtatgtcattctatcctgtttagttagccatcatacatgtgaaattgtgtcatgctatcctgtttaattagccatcatatatttgaaattatgtcctgctattctggtttgttagacaacataaatgtgaattatttcatgccctgttttcttccctactatccattgcacctgtctattttcaatgtctgtacattcaattacttatcttgtttatcagccatttcaattggagggggtgatggcagtatctgtgggagtaaaaacacggtcttcagaaaagatcgtgctacctgtcgatggagatagaaccacgattgtacttgcccaagaaccagccccaccacacataacccagactcacgcagattgtacccctacccagttggacagagaaccagccacaccccttctaaccccaaccccagcagatagtaacccagttcccattgacacagcaccgtctccaccatagagcacccaaacacgagcagttagtaaggtcactacagtgcccaaagcacgaggaccaccactccgaaccccaagtcaacgcttaaagcaaaagaagaattgttctcaggtcaggttctatagctatggttcatactactttgctcttgcatcactgtatttactcataccaactaatttcaaatttgaaggatgcaactgaaactccaatggcgcaacaggtatgttttaaacctgtttctttaacgtgtttgttgttataacttgctctatgttgatttcggtttcaattgaataaacagctatgttctcatgccatgcacattacaagtgttgttattgctgtgtagtttcccacacttatattctgtctatgctgctttgtcttaaatagatatgattcaaactgtatctatcttgatttggcaacataaactagactgatatagaccatacagtgaccatactacctagatatatgtttgtttcatgttgttatcctgtccaccttactactgaactggtttaccaaaatgagtttcatatactatattgtaaacctgtgatgtgtttgtttgtttctcctttagaacgcAGATAAAATagtggagaagagtaccccgttatgcaattgtaaaggaagtaatgcagatcaggttcaatatagtgagacatccatgttgttctccaagaaagctgataaaaactatattgaagacactgagacaaccccaaagtcctgtcttgatgtagtgttcgagttactggctactactgctggcaccagctcttcgtactcgctgcctgaatcagttcggcttcttgagtctcaacttcaagttgaaagacatcgatcagatgttatgcgacaggaagccgaaggactgaggaagtccctgctgaattcagatgcatactttctggtgcaacagcaagttctggaggatttaagcaccaaacaagagaaagttaataagcttgctaagcatcttgctagCATATGGgcacccaggatattgtttcttgagctcttctggagtggtttcagttctggacttgttttgctgcggcgtttatatgctgctttgttccctacatttgcactggtggcgaactttgatgcccagtggatgtaatatgtgtaatagccgtgatagcctagcgtaagttacttgcttatttatttccgttgtcgtgtttatttgttttcttgtagtcagtgcagttctttttccgcggtttgctagtggccggaataaccttttttttaaactaggccacattaacaatgggctacatatttactgtaggcctcctacgggtcatagaaacaatgggccttctaagggccgtagacacaatgggccttctacgtggcgtagacacaatgggccttctacggggcatagacacaatgggccttctacgggccatatcatcaatgggccttctacgggtcgtatgatcggttggccaaacatgggccaataacagaccacattatggccgtaaatgggctagagagAACTATGTGGTgttttggctcatcgtatgatgtattcgcttccttatcttttctttttctcggtttggtagacatgtccttcacatagaaaacctgcgccacatcattggctaggatgaatggttcgtctgtgtacccaagattgttgagatccactgttgtcattccgtattgcgggtctacctgtaccccacCTTGTGATAGATtaacccatttgcaccgaaacaaagggaccttaaattcatgtccatagtcaagttcctaTATCTCCTCTATGTGTTTTCGGCATCAAAGCGTACACCACTGtgttggttggtgctctttttatcttgggcgatcgtgtaaaatgtattcccatttatctcgtacccttggtaAGTCAATACAATCGAAGATAGTGTCCTGGCCAACAAGTACAGCTCATCTCCAATAGTGTTGTGCATGAGATGTCtttgcaaccaactgccgaaagtcccGATGTGTTCACGTATAATCCAGTCGtcagactgctccgggtgtttggagcataGAATATTCTTGTGTTCATTGATATACGGGGCCACCAAGGTAGAATTCTGTAGAACTATGTAGTGTGCTTGTGCCCAATAATGCCTGTGCCTACATATTATTGAATCCGCTCCTagcatgccttttccagtcagtctcccctcataccgcgattgagggacaccaatcggcttaaggtcaggaataaagtcaacacAAACCCAATGAcctcctctgtttgatggcccatggagatgctttcTTCTGGCCAAGCACGGTTACGAGcttatttctttaagactcccatgaacctctcaaaggggaacatattgtatAGAAATACAAGATCCAGAATGGCAATCTCGTCGACTAGGTGAACTAGGACATGCATCAtaatattgaagaaggatggtggaaaCACCAACTCAAAACTGACAACACATTGGACTAAATCATTCTGtaaccttggtaggatttctCCATCAATTACCTTATGAGaaattgcattgaggaatgcacatagcttcacaatggcttaTGAACATTCcctggtagaagccccctcaatgcagcCGAAAGCAGtcgcgtcataatcacgtggcagtcatgagactttaggttctggaatttttttctctgccatatttattattccctttatattcgacgtgaagccagacgggaccttgaTACTGAGCAGGGATTCAAAAATGATTTCCTTCTCTGCTCTGGTAAGAGCGTAGCTAGCAGGACCTTGATACTGCTTTGGAtgcatgccgtctttttcatTCACACGTTGCTGGTCCTCACGTGCCTCTGGTGTATCTTTTCTCTACCCGTACACACCCAAGAAGCCCAGCAGGTTCACGCAAACATTCTTCATCACATGCATCACGttgattgcagagcggacctctaggtctttccaatatgataggtcccaaaatatagatttcttcttccacatgggtgcgtgtccctcagcgtcattcggaacagattgtccgccaggaccctttccaaagattagttgtaaatccttgaccatatcaagtaTATCAGCACCAGTATGGAGGATGGGCTTCTTCtggtgatctgcctcacctttgaaatacTTACCATTCTTTCTTAAGGCATgcttggtcggaagaaatcgacgatgtcccaggtacaaaCCACTCTACTTCTAGAGCATTGGAAATGAACTAAACTAGCAGTGAGAGATGAAAGGATGAAGTTGCTAACGTTTTAGAACACTTGTGTAGTTGGTGTGCCGCCAAAACTAGACAAATCTGGCGGGAAATGtagcttggaggtcgagcttggAGACGAGAAAACTTAAAtgtggctcggacatttcatcgaacacctcatgtgcatagatAGGAAAAGAACAAAGCAGCACACACATCCACACCCTTCCACGGTCAAAAAACAGAGGAGatggggggagggggcgtggatatatataggcaaaacTTTAGTCCCTGATTATCTCTAGAGCCGGGATTAATGGCctaccctttagtcccggttccagacaccaaccgagactaaagggcatcaacccctttagtcccggttaatggctggaactgggactaaaggtccccgccGAATTGGGACTGATGCCTACCGAGGCCCGGCCGGCGTCCTAGCCTCCCGAACAGGGACTGATGCTCCCATTATTCCCGGTTCGTAACACGACCGGAACTAATGCTCTGATCTGCCCAGGACCAAACCCTGTTTTTAATTACTAGTGGGTTAGCACTGGCTCAAGACCTGGACGTGAACATATTTTAGCATCAGATAGCTGTTCAGTGGTGCAGGATATTCACAATAGAGCTGAAGGAGTGTACGGTGCAATCATTAAGGAGATTAATAACACAAAGTCTTTATTTCATAGCTGTTCTTTTATCCATGAACATAGGAATTTTAACTTTGAGGCTCATGGCCTAGCCAAACACGCAACAAGTTTAGGTACAGGACGCCATGTTTGGCATGGGCATACTTATGACCCAATTACTGAATTCAAGGCGCTTACTAGCAAGGATTATGCATTCGAGGAAACtagcaaggattattgtggtgACGTATATATAAGCACGTTGCAGATGGATCATGCAGCGGTGGTGCGGACGCTGTGGAGGACCACAGTCTCGACGGTGAGACCGGGGCCGAAACCAAAGAGTACGCCCCAGTCTAGGCCCTCGCCGGTGGTGGCGTGTCCGTCCTCAGCAGAGCGCTTACGCATCTCGTCGAGGATGAAGAGCACACAAGCGCTGGACATGTTGCCGTACTCGGATAGGATGTGCCTGGTGGCACGCATCCGCCTTTTGTCCAGCTTGGCCTCTGCCTCCACCATGTCAAGGATGGCCGGACCACCAGGGTGAGCCACCCAAAAGATGGAGTTCCAGTCATCGATGCCGAGTGGAGCGAAGGCGTCCTCTAGCGCTTGTTGGATGTTTTTTGAGATGGCTACAGGCACATCCTTGTGGAGGTGGAAGGTGAGCCCAACCTCCCGGAGGTGGCCCTTGATGAAGCCATCCGTGTCCGGCAGTATTGTCTGGCTCGCCGAGACAAGTTGGAACAGTGGCCTTTCAACAAGCACGTCGGGGTCAGCGCCCACGACCACGGCAGCTGCCCCATCGCCAAAGAGTGCCTGGCCAACCATGGAATCTAGCTGGGTGTCACATGGGCCACGAAAAGTCACGGCTGTGATCTCTGAGCAGACGACGAGCACACGCGCGCCACGGTTGTTCTCTGCAAGGTCCTTGGCCACGCGGAGCACCGTGCCGCCAGCAAAGCAGCCTTGCTGGTACAGCATGACGCGCCTCACGGACGGGTGGAGGCCGAGCATCTTGGTTAGCTGATAGTCGGCACCCGGCATGTCTACGCCGGAGGTGGTGCAGAAGACGAGGTGCGTGATCTTGGACAGTGGCTGGCCCCATTCCTTTATGGCCTTATGTGCCGCCTCCTTCCCGAGCTTCGGGACCTCGCCGAGCACCATGTCTTGGCGCGCATCCAGAGACGGCGCCATGTACGCGCAGACGTTGGGGTTCTCCTTAAGGATCTCCTCCGTCACGTGCATGTACCTCTTTCGGATCATCGACCTGTCACCTGCACACATAAACCATAGATGTATCGACATCGACGGGAACAGCGCCCATGATGTCCAAGGCACGTCTGTTAGCTCATCAGCAAATGATTCATGAGTTAATAAATTAGCTGTGCGACTGTTCAGTATAACTAGAGTCAAGTCGAGTCATGCAGTTGACACATAAGTCATCAACTAGACGCACGAGGTGCACAGGGTACACGGACTATATTGAAGCGACTATATGACTATTTATGTTATGGGCAAAAGTGACAAAAGATAAATTTATTTATTTCTCTACCGAAGATAAGTGACCTCACTGAACGAGGACAC
This genomic window contains:
- the LOC109768286 gene encoding chalcone synthase 2 yields the protein MAAAVTVDEVMKMQRAQGPATVLAIGTATPHNCVYQADYADYYFRITNSEHLTDLKDKFQRMCDRSMIRKRYMHVTEEILKENPNVCAYMAPSLDARQDMVLGEVPKLGKEAAHKAIKEWGQPLSKITHLVFCTTSGVDMPGADYQLTKMLGLHPSVRRVMLYQQGCFAGGTVLRVAKDLAENNRGARVLVVCSEITAVTFRGPCDTQLDSMVGQALFGDGAAAVVVGADPDVLVERPLFQLVSASQTILPDTDGFIKGHLREVGLTFHLHKDVPVAISKNIQQALEDAFAPLGIDDWNSIFWVAHPGGPAILDMVEAEAKLDKRRMRATRHILSEYGNMSSACVLFILDEMRKRSAEDGHATTGEGLDWGVLFGFGPGLTVETVVLHSVRTTAA